ACCAGATACGACCGCAGCGCGCATACATTCATCTCCGTAATCCACGTCGCAGCAAGCTTCATCCTTCATCTTCTATCTTCAAGAATGTGTCCTGAACCTAGTCGCCCTGTTCGCCAGTCTGGGTTTCCAGATCAGGAAAGCGGATGGAAATACCAAAACCACGTGTTGTTCCGGCAAGGGGGGAACGGAGCGAGAGCGTGGCATCCATTTGTTTGGCGATATTGCTGGCAATAGCCAGCCCCAGTCCGCTGCCATGCACTGTATGGCTTCCACGCACAAATGGATTTGTTAATCTGGCAAGAGTTTCAGGGGATAATGCGGCACAGTCGTTCGTAATATCAATACAGCCGTCAGGCAGAATGGTTACCACAACGGGTGTTGCGATATTGCGGTGTAACAGGGCATTTTCCAGAAGGTTACGGATTAGGCTCAGGACTCATTCTTTAAGATAGAAGATGAAGCTTGCTGCAATGTGGATTGCGGACATGAATGTATGAGCCCAGCGGTCGTATCTGGTCGCAACACGTCGCCAGTCTTTCAGCTTTGCGAACATGTTTTCGATCAGATGGCGCTTTTTATACAGATGCCAATTGTAAGGTGGCTTTGATTTCCGGTTCTTCTTCGACGGAATACAGGCTGTGATATTGCGTTCTGCAAGCGATAACCTGATCTGGTTGCTGTCGTAGCCTCTGTCGCCGATGACTTCTTCTGTTTCATCGGGAAGGTCAGCCAGCAGAACATCAGCGCCTTTGAAGTCACTGACCTGCCCCGCAGTCAGATGTAGACGGACCGGTCGGCCATGATCATCGCACACGGCGTGAAGCTTTGAGTTCAGGCCGCCTTTTGTCCGTCCGATATGGCGGGGAAAAGCCCCTTTTTGAGCAGGGACGCCGATGTCCGGTGTGCCTTGAGGTGTGTTGCATCAATCATCAGACGCTTCGAACGGCCAGCCTGTTCTGTCAGGGCGACAAAGATCCTGTCAAAAACACCGAGGCGGCTCCACCGGATAAAGCGATTATACAAAGTCTTGTGCGGACCATACGCTTTCGGGGCATCCTTCCATTGAAGGCCGTTGCGGATGACATAAACGATCCCGCTCAGAACACGCCGGTCATCCACGCGTGGCACGCCGTGCGCCAGAAGAAAAAAAGGCTCAATCCGCTCCATCTGGCGCTCAGACAGCATAAACACATCACTCACAGGCTACCCTCCATCGGTAAACCTGTGAATCACAACCTCTTGCTCAGTTCAATAAATTAATAGGTCCTGAGCCTAGCTGCGGTTTGTCCAGGACACGGGTTGCGGCGGATATGGGGATTAGCAAATCAACGCTGAGCCACTGGATTTCGCAGTCCCGAAATCGGGCCACCGTCAACTGTTCGAAACAGTGAAGATAGGTGAGATACAGTGCTTAACACCCAATATCAGGTTGAGTCGGAACCAAGGCAGGACTGCCATAAAGACAGTTTCACTCTCTGCCTACGGGCTATTTCTCCACGCAGGCAGGAAAGGTAAGGCTTCAGAACGTGGCGGAAAGGCTCACGTTGAATGAACGGCCCATGCCCGGCAAGGCGCGGGTGGTGCCGATATAACGTGTATCACCAAGAGAGAGACCACCCAGCGGCAAGTAGTAAGGCTGGTTGAGCACGTTATCAATTCCGGCATCCAGCGTCAGCATCTTCCAAGTGTAGCTGCCGCCAAGGTTCAGCAGGGCATAGCCTGCGGTGCGGGGTTCGCCGCGCAGCCAGTCCACGGTGTCCTTGGGTTTGACAAAGTTCATCTCCACCCGACCGGTCCAATGGCCCACTGTTTCATGTACAGCCACCGTGCCGTTAAGCGGCATCATGTGGTACAGGCCGGAATGTGTGACCTCATCCTGTCCACGCACCCAGTTGAGGACGCCGGTGACTTCACCCTTGCCATATTTTGCTGTGTCCCACAGCGTGTAATGGCCGGATGCGTTAATGCCGTAGGTCTGGGCATTGTGATTGGCAAATTGCAGCAAATGGTGCCCGTTGGAGAAAGTGCTCAACTGTACCACGTTGATGTAATTGTGCACGTAACTGTAATAGGGCTGGACCGTCAGACCCCAGCGGTTGGCGGCAGTGGGGTCATGCCAGTCCAGCGTCACGCTGGCCGTGTTGGCGATTTCTGACTTCAGATCCATGTTGCCCACATAGCCGTTGCCATCGCCAAACCAGCCGATCATGCTGGAAGACATGGTGCCACGGCCCCACGCATAGCGTTCATACAGGTTGGGCGCGCGGGATTTACGGGCGTAGCCGCCTTCCAGCGTAAAGCTGTCTGTTACCTTCCAGCGAGCCATGGCGGTGACATCAAAATTCACATCCGTCCGCCCCCGGTTGTGGGCGTTGAAGGCGCGGGCAGCCATGGCATCCTTGATGTTCATCATGCCTGTCCATGAATAGGGAGCCACGGCTCCCGTGTTCATCATGATCAGATCATTGCGGAACCCCAGCAGGGTAGAAACGCGCGGCGTCCAGTGGGCTTCCCACTCGGCATAGTGGCCCAGCCGGTCGCGGTGGCCGTTATTGATGTTGTGGTAGGTGTCCGGCCCCATCATCATGCTGCCTTGCAGCGGTGGCCACCAGTCATTCAGTCCCACATGGTCAAACCCGCTGCCCAGCTTGAGGGTATGAAAATGCCCTAGCGGAATGGTGGCCTTGAGCGAATAACCCGCCAGACGGGAGTCATTGTTCATGGGCATGCCGGTGGTGGCTGAATGGCCGCCCTTGTCCGCCAGCATGTTCATGGCGTGGGTAATGCGCTGCCAGTAGCCGCGGGCTTCAAACGTGCCCCAGTCAAACGAGCCAGTATATTTGCCGTTTACAAAAGTGGAGCGGTTGTTGGTCATGTCCATATACTGGTTGGCAAAGCCCTCACGCGGGGTGTCCTGCTGCCCCACGGTAATGGCCACCAGATGGTTGTCCTTGTGCAAGCCCACCGTTACGGCGTGATTATAGGTCAGGTAATTGGTGGAGTGCACGGTGCCCATGCCCGCCCCCCCCCGATAATTGCCGGACTGATCATAAGAACCCGTATAGCTGATGCTGAGCAGATGATTGGCAACTGTGACAGAACCAGAAGCCCCGTAGGCCCCGCCATTGCTGCGGTAGGTGCCGCGCACCCGGCCTGTCACAAGAATTTTGCCCTTGCGGGCAAAGCGTGGGTCTGCCCGTTCCACATCAATGGTGCCGCCCAGACTGTCGCCCCCGCTGCTGACAGGGGTCAGGCCCGCAATGCTGGTGGCAGTCTGCACGCTGTCTGGATCAATGTAAGAGAGGGTGGGGTTCATGTGGTTGGGGCAGGCGGGAGAGATGCGCACGCCATCCACAATAGTGGCGACGCGATCATCCGCCATGCCGTTCAGCACGGGCAGGTTGGCCAGCCGCCCGCCGCCATAGGAACTGAACCCCGGCTGGTTACGGAACAGCGAGGACACATCCGGGCTGGAAAGCCGGGACATGCGCTGTGAGCTGGCATCGGGCGAGGACGCTGTCAGTGGGGCATCGGAGAGGGAGGTTTCCTCTTCCTCATCCGTTGAGATATCCAGCCGGGGCAGTGTGACAACGGCACTGCCAGAGGCCGTGTTGCTCTTGCTGGCGCTGACCTGCGCAGCCGCTGTTTGCGCCAGCGCAGCGGAGATGGTGGAGGCCGCGCACACCGCAGCAATGCCCCACGCCCACGTCGGCACGCGGCATCGGTTGATAAGCGTGATCATAAAAACAATCCTGAAAACAAAGCGTGCAGAACCCTTTTTTCTTCGGTCATGAGGCCAAAAGGGCACGAAGAAGCTTTGTTCAGGCAGGAGGCCCACGTGAGGGCGGCAAGCCAAGCTGAACGCTGGGCGGTGCGCGTGGGGTGGAGGCGCTGCTGCCGCGCCGCATCCACCGCAGAATGGGCGGGGGCACCAGTAATAAGGCCACGGGGAGCGCCGCTGGGAGCGAAAGAAGCGGGCAAAGCGGGCACTGCTCCACCCCATGATGGTGGCCGGAATGCGGCTGCGTGGATTTACCCGCAATGGCCGCTGCCATGTGATGGGCATGTGCGGCCATCATATGATGGTGCTGGGTCGGGCCCACTCTGGTGGGCAGGCCCACCGCGCCTTCTGGCGAGGCAAGGCCAGAACCCTTCTGCCCTGCGCCAGCGGACGTTGCATCCAAGACTTCATCGGGCGCGGAGAGGGAAGCTGCAATATCCACGCCCAGAAGGCGGGCTATGGTGGCGCGGGGCAGTTCATCCGGTTGCGCAAAGCTCTGAAGGGCGAGCAGGCTGAGAAAGCCCACCAGTGTCACCACCACCAGCGACAATTTCAGCAGCGTATGCAACGGGTGGGTGGTGCGGGCCATCAGAGCAGCCGGAACTCCTGTCTGTGCGGGCCATGGTGGGTTGGACCAAAGGTGGGACGTGGCTTTGCTTTATTTATCTATGTGAGGATTTGTGTCAAACGTATGACTGCCGCAAAAGTGATCTTTCTGATTGAAGGCGGCGGCGAGAGGTATAAAATCACGGGAAAAAGCCCACACAGACCACGCAGAAAACAGGCAGGCACGCGTGCAGGTCGGCATAAGTGGCAAGGCGTCGCAGCTGTTTGGGTGCTTGGGTGTATCTGCCTTGTGTTGTGGGTATGGGCCGTTCAGGACCAAAGGATGAAGGAACGCGGACGGGTGAAACCGCACGGCAGACTAGGGCAGGATGACGATGCACTAACGCCAGACGTGCGTGCACGGTTAGAGGGGGGCGTATTTTCTGCTCGACAGAGCCGGACTAGCCGGGTGTGGCATCTGGCTCTTCTGGCAGCAGTAGTCGGGCACGGGGTAATTACAGCCTGCCTGCTAGTGACATTTCATCCATGGCATCCGTCGAAAGCACCGGGGCAGAAAGCTGTAGAGATGGTGTTTGAATCTCCTGTCAGCAAGCCCGTCAGCGCTGCGAACCTCACTTCTGTAACCCCGCCTCAGGAACTGGTTCCTACTCCTGAGCAGGTAGAACCACTCAGTGTGCCTCCTACGGCTAATCTCTTTTATGCCACTCAGTCCTCTGAGATAACACCGCCAGACGAGGCGCTTGCTTCCTCGCTGGGAGCGCCTCCCATGCCAGCGGATACACCACCCGTGCCGCGCATGACAAATATCTTTCCGCCTGTTGCCACACAGCGGGCCGCTCCAGCACATGAGCATCGGCCTTCAGCTCACTCTTCTCAAATATCCATGCCTCGCAAGGCGGCAGTACCATCTACACCCAAGACGAGTTTGACTTCGCATTCTCCGAAGGTGGCGACACCTCCTGTTTCCACTTCTGCTCGTACTGCGGCCAGTCAAATTCAGTTGGCTCCTGCAGCACAGAACTCTGCTGCTGCGCAACCAGCGGCGGCATCGGTGGCTCATGTAGCCAACGGGAGCGGGGCACGCACGCTTACTTGCTCCCCACCGCAGACGCATTATCCTCCCATGGCCCGGCATCTGCACGAAGAAGGAGAAGGCGTGGTAGAGATCACTTTGGCAGCAGACGGAGCCATTACTACAACCCGACTGGTGCAGAGTACTGGCTATGATGATCTGGATGCACAGGCACTGGCTGCTGCTCGTGGGTTGCACTGTGCCGCACCGGCTTCAACACCTATGGTAGGGCGAATTCCGGTCGGATTTCATATTCGTTAGGTGGAGGGTTCGAAAAACCCCCTAGTTTTGAGTTCTACTCTGTGATTCCATTTTCCTTGCGTTGATTGGAGTATGGATCATGAAGCAGTCTGGTTTCTTTGATGTTGAAGAGCGGCTTGCCCGGTTGAGCGGGCTTGGCGATCAGCTCGAAGCATTTTCCCGGACTGTGGATTTTGAAGTGTTCCGCTCTGATCTGGACAAGGCTTTGGCCTATTCAGACGGGAGTAAAGGCGGGCATCCGCCATTTGATCCAGTGCTGATGTTCAAAATCCTGGTGATCCAGACGCTCAACAATTTGTCTGATGAACGGACAGAGTATCTGATCAACGACCGCCTGTCGTTCATGCGTTTCCTTGGCCTGGGGCTGTCGGACCGTGTGCCTGATGCCAAAACAGTCTGGCTGTTCCGTGAACGCCTGACCCAGGCGGGGGGCATTGAAAAACTGTTTGACCGGTTTGATGCAACTCTGCGGAACGCAGGCTATCTGCCGATCTCCGGGCAGGCCGTATCCCCGAAGACTGGCAGGACAAGCCGGCAAAGCTGTCGCACAAGGATCGTCATGCGCGATGGACGCTGAAGTTCACGAAGGCGAAGCGGCAGGATGATGGAACTATGCCCTCCAGCGATCTCGTCATTCCATTCTTTGGCTATAAATCGCATGTTTCCATCGACCGGAAGTATCGGTTCATCCGGAAATGGAAGACAACAGACGCCACTGCCAGCGATGGCACCAGACTACGCGAGGGCCTGCTGGATAAAACCAATACGGCCTCAAGCGTCTGGGCTGATACAGCGTATCGCTCAAAAGCCAATGAAGACTTCATGGAAAAGCAGGGCTTTGTCTCCAAGGTTCACAGGAAGAAGCCGCATCTCAAACCCATGCCACTCCATATCCAGCGGTCCAATGCAGGAAAGTCCGTGATCCGATCCCGCGTCGAGCATGTCTTTGCTGACCAGAAATCGCAAATGGGTCTGTTCGTCCGAACTGTCGGTATCACCCGGGCCACCATGAGGATCGGGCTCGCCAATATCATCTACAATATGCGCCGCTTCATCTTCCTGGAGCGGATCAGCGCGAATGCATAGCAATCCAGCGGGGGGCAGCCCCCGATCTGCTCAAAACGCAGAGCGAAAGCGACCCAAGAAACTGTCAATCAAATCGCCAAAAGCCAGAAATTACTAGGGCCTGTTAGGTCTTGATATAGTCTGCTGTAGCAGCGATGAGGATGACGGAGAAAAAAGATGCAGCGGTCTTCTCATATCGGGTCGCAACAGCCCGCCACTCCTTGAGTCTTGCCCACAGGTTTTTGACCAGATGCCGGTGTCTGTAAGCCCATTTGGGACAGGCGACTTCCGGATCATTCTTCCTTGGCGGAATGACAGGACGAACTCCCCGGTCCCAGAGATATTCACGGAATTTATGCGAGGCATATCCACGATCACAGACGACATAGGTCGGTGGGTACGGCAGATCGTCGAGCAAGGAATAAGCGGATGGCAGTTCATGTGCCTGTCCGGGTGAAAGCGTGAAAGACAGTGCCCTGCCATGTCCATCCGCAGCTACGCAAACCTTGGTGCCAAAGCCTCCACGTGAGCGGCCAAGCGCCTCACGATCTCTGCGGCGTCCACTGTATCCTCTTTTTTGGCGGCCCCGGCCGCCTTGTGATGGGCACGGATCGTCGTGCCATCGAGAAAAACCATGCCGAGGGCCTGATCCCGGTCTTTGACCTTTTCAAATAGGCGCTGCCACACACCGAGCTTCGACCAGCGAATGAACAACTGTGCGGCAATCCACCAGGGACCAAACTCATCTGGTATGGCGCGCCATTTCGCGCCGTTCTGATGGCGCCAGAAAATCGCGGATATCGTCCGTCGAAGGTTCTTCGGCGGGGTCTTGCCCTTCGGGCGGACTGCCTCGATCAAAGGCTCCCAGACGGACCATGCGGTATCGGAAAAGACAGACTGCATCATGCTCATCATAAACAGCTATGCAGTCCGTTCTGTCATTCAAGGTCTAACAGGCCCTAGAAGTGTATATTTCATGATAAATATATATATAGAAATTTATATAATTTTATTAAGTATTAGTGAGTGACCATTCCTTCCATATGGAAGAATATTTTGAACTTTCGTCTCAGATTTTCAAAAATAATATAACCATGATTTGTTCTATAAGAGCTGAGTCTACAAATGATCGGTGTGTGTCTCCATTATTCAGTACTGACGATCCGAATAAATTTAATAACGTCAGGATATCAGAAGACGTTTCCGTGTAATCTTGCCAGATACAGTGGTCGGCAGATGCCTGACGAAGCGGACTTCTTTTAGACCAATCCAGCGCCCAAGGATTTCGTTGACCTGTGCAACGATTTCCTCGGCAGACTGAACATATTTCATGCCGGGATCAGTCACCACATAGGCGACAGGCCGCTGCCCTCTCAGTTCATCGGGGATCGCCACCACGGCGCAGGCATGAACGGCCGGATATGCTGCAATGATCTTTTCGATCTGCACGCCGGAAATCCTCCGGCCTGCGACCTTGATGACATCATCGGACCGTCCGAGCATATGCACCGCGCGATTATCCTCGATTACGCCTTCATCGAAGGTGCGGTAATACCTGCCCGTTTCATCAAGATAGGCCGCAGGAACATGGATTTCTCTGTCTCTCCAGACACCCGCCAGGCAACCGGGCGGCAACGGCAGGGGCAGGACGATCTCGCCGCACCGTTCACCCGGCATGGACGACACTATGGTCGGACGGAATCCTGGCGCAGGCCGTCCGATATCATTCATGAGCGAGACCGGCTCACGCTCGGGCAGGCCGAAGAAATGGGCGGTAATGCTCCAGCCGGTTTCGGTCTGCCACCAGTGATTGACGACGGGTTTACGAAAATATGCCCGCGCCCAGTCCAGCAAAGTTGGGTCCGCATATTCCCCGGCGACAAAGATGCGGCTCAGCGCGGGCACTATCGCTCCTGACAGATGGCGGCTCTCCTGTCGCATGAGTCGCATCTGTGTTGGCGTCGTGAACAGACATTTCACCTCGTGCTCATGACTGAGCGTGTGAATGGCGGAAGCAGATGCGCCACCTTCCACGATTACGCTGGTGCAGCCGCTGATCAGAGGGGCGTAGACGCCGTAGGAGTGACCGACAACCCAGCCCAGATCTGATGTCGTAAAGAAGGTGTCACCGGGTTTGCAGCCGTAGATCAAATCCATGGATAAGGCGAGGGCCACAGCATGACCGCCATTGTCACGCACAATGCCTTTCGCATGACCCGTCGTTCCGGATGTATGAAGAATATACAGGGGATCTTCGGAGCGCAGTATGACCGGCTCTGCTGGCGCGGACTGCTCCAGCATGTGGAAATCATGATCGCACACCGGCAGAAGTGAGGCCGGACAGGCTTTGCGCTGCACGATCACGCAGGCCTGTGGTCTATGCGTCGCTTTGTCCAGCGCCTCATTCAGGACAGGTGCAGATGGGATTGCCGTCTGCCCCTGAAAGCTACAACTGGCGGTGATGATGACTTTGGGGCCACATCATCAATCCGGCGCGCCAGTTCCGGCCCCGCATAACCGGCAAAAACCACCACATGCACCGCCCCGATCCGCGCACAGGCAAGCATTGCGATGGCTGTTTCGATCATGGTGGGCATAACGATCAGGACACGGTCGCCTTTTTCCACGCCGAGCGAGCGTAGGCCGCCAGCAAAACCGGCCACCCTGCCCTGTAGTTCCCGGTAAGTCACCACCTGCCGTTCCCTGGTGGCGCAGGAATGCCAGATTAATGCTGCCTGCCCGCCGCGACCATTTTCAACATGCCGATCCACGGCATTGTGGCAGGTGTTGAGCGTAGCGTCAGGAAACCAGTCATGCCAGCCATCCGCCCGTGTCCTGCATGCGGCCACTGGCGGCTGCTTCCATGTCACGCGCTGTGCCGCAGCCAGCCAGAACTGCTCTGGCCGATTTAGCGCCGCATCATACATCGCCTCGTATGTCGTCCATGGAAGCATGGTATTTTACTCCGTTCAGGCTACGGGCACGTCTTTGCCGGTGATCTGGCTGGCCAGCCACGCGGCGTCACGCGAGACACCGGAAAACCGTCCCGATCCCCATGTGTGCAGCCACGGCAGGCCGAGGAAGTAGAATCCTGGCGCGTCGGTTACGCCGCGATGCCAGACCGGTTTGTTGGCCCCGTTGAAGACCGGAACGTCGATCCAGCGATAGTTCGGGCGGAAGCCAATGCACCAGACGATCGAGGTGATGCCTGCGGCTTTCAGGTCCAGCGGGGTGTTGCTGCCATCAGGCTCCCACACAGGTGCAT
The Acetobacter oryzoeni genome window above contains:
- a CDS encoding TonB family protein; the protein is MKPHGRLGQDDDALTPDVRARLEGGVFSARQSRTSRVWHLALLAAVVGHGVITACLLVTFHPWHPSKAPGQKAVEMVFESPVSKPVSAANLTSVTPPQELVPTPEQVEPLSVPPTANLFYATQSSEITPPDEALASSLGAPPMPADTPPVPRMTNIFPPVATQRAAPAHEHRPSAHSSQISMPRKAAVPSTPKTSLTSHSPKVATPPVSTSARTAASQIQLAPAAQNSAAAQPAAASVAHVANGSGARTLTCSPPQTHYPPMARHLHEEGEGVVEITLAADGAITTTRLVQSTGYDDLDAQALAAARGLHCAAPASTPMVGRIPVGFHIR
- a CDS encoding IS5 family transposase (programmed frameshift) → MSDVFMLSERQMERIEPFFLLAHGVPRVDDRRVLSGIVYVIRNGLQWKDAPKAYGPHKTLYNRFIRWSRLGVFDRIFVALTEQAGRSKRLMIDATHLKAHRTSASLLKKGLFPRHIGRTKGGLNSKLHAVCDDHGRPVRLHLTAGQVSDFKGADVLLADLPDETEEVIGDRGYDSNQIRLSLAERNITACIPSKKNRKSKPPYNWHLYKKRHLIENMFAKLKDWRRVATRYDRWAHTFMSAIHIAASFIFYLKE
- a CDS encoding IS5 family transposase (programmed frameshift), whose protein sequence is MQSVFSDTAWSVWEPLIEAVRPKGKTPPKNLRRTISAIFWRHQNGAKWRAIPDEFGPWWIAAQLFIRWSKLGVWQRLFEKVKDRDQALGMVFLDGTTIRAHHKAAGAAKKGGYSGRRRDREALGRSRGGFGTKVCVAADGHGRALSFTLSPGQAHELPSAYSLLDDLPYPPTYVVCDRGYASHKFREYLWDRGVRPVIPPRKNDPEVACPKWAYRHRHLVKNLWARLKEWRAVATRYEKTAASFFSVILIAATADYIKT
- a CDS encoding TonB-dependent receptor; its protein translation is MITLINRCRVPTWAWGIAAVCAASTISAALAQTAAAQVSASKSNTASGSAVVTLPRLDISTDEEEETSLSDAPLTASSPDASSQRMSRLSSPDVSSLFRNQPGFSSYGGGRLANLPVLNGMADDRVATIVDGVRISPACPNHMNPTLSYIDPDSVQTATSIAGLTPVSSGGDSLGGTIDVERADPRFARKGKILVTGRVRGTYRSNGGAYGASGSVTVANHLLSISYTGSYDQSGNYRGGAGMGTVHSTNYLTYNHAVTVGLHKDNHLVAITVGQQDTPREGFANQYMDMTNNRSTFVNGKYTGSFDWGTFEARGYWQRITHAMNMLADKGGHSATTGMPMNNDSRLAGYSLKATIPLGHFHTLKLGSGFDHVGLNDWWPPLQGSMMMGPDTYHNINNGHRDRLGHYAEWEAHWTPRVSTLLGFRNDLIMMNTGAVAPYSWTGMMNIKDAMAARAFNAHNRGRTDVNFDVTAMARWKVTDSFTLEGGYARKSRAPNLYERYAWGRGTMSSSMIGWFGDGNGYVGNMDLKSEIANTASVTLDWHDPTAANRWGLTVQPYYSYVHNYINVVQLSTFSNGHHLLQFANHNAQTYGINASGHYTLWDTAKYGKGEVTGVLNWVRGQDEVTHSGLYHMMPLNGTVAVHETVGHWTGRVEMNFVKPKDTVDWLRGEPRTAGYALLNLGGSYTWKMLTLDAGIDNVLNQPYYLPLGGLSLGDTRYIGTTRALPGMGRSFNVSLSATF